A section of the Pseudothermotoga sp. genome encodes:
- a CDS encoding rhomboid family intramembrane serine protease, whose protein sequence is MIPLYDTIPSRRKPYVVYTLIGLNVSVFIYQLFLSRIELIEFLYNFGLVPARFTSNRWSVIWQVRTGLNLYSNKWSTLLTHMFIHGGWSHLIGNMWFLGLFGDNIEDELGHMRFLIFYLSSGVIASLTHFSLNLSSQVPMVGASGAISAVMGAYFVLFPYSRIVSLVPFYFFMPFLVAIPAFTYLFFWFLFQVLSGLFDSPTGSGVAYWAHIGGFVVGMIYGYIRRKRRYYW, encoded by the coding sequence TTGATTCCTCTGTATGATACGATACCCAGCCGGAGGAAACCTTATGTTGTCTACACATTGATTGGCCTCAATGTTTCAGTGTTCATCTATCAATTGTTCTTATCTAGGATAGAATTGATAGAGTTTTTGTACAATTTTGGACTAGTACCGGCGCGATTCACTTCCAACAGATGGTCCGTGATATGGCAGGTTCGTACAGGTCTGAACCTTTATTCGAACAAATGGTCGACGCTTTTGACACACATGTTCATCCATGGTGGTTGGTCTCACCTGATTGGAAACATGTGGTTCCTGGGGTTGTTTGGAGACAACATTGAAGATGAGCTCGGACACATGAGGTTTTTGATTTTCTATCTCTCGTCTGGAGTAATTGCAAGTCTAACACATTTTTCTTTGAATCTGAGCTCGCAAGTTCCAATGGTCGGTGCTTCCGGCGCGATATCTGCGGTAATGGGAGCTTATTTCGTGCTGTTTCCATATTCACGCATTGTGTCGCTCGTACCTTTCTACTTCTTCATGCCGTTCCTCGTGGCCATACCAGCATTCACATACTTGTTTTTTTGGTTTCTCTTTCAAGTGTTGAGTGGCTTGTTCGACAGCCCAACAGGCTCAGGGGTAGCTTATTGGGCGCACATAGGCGGTTTCGTAGTGGGGATGATCTACGGCTATATCAGGCGCAAAAGAAGATATTACTGGTGA
- the mnmA gene encoding tRNA 2-thiouridine(34) synthase MnmA, with protein MKVGVLLSGGVDSAVALYSLLESGHDVVAYHMKTMPDEFYIAREIKHKVCCSPLDSFDAQLIAQQLGVPFKILHVEEFFRANIIEYYINEYKNGRTPNPCYLCNKLVKFGFVMDQILKDGMDMVASGHYARIIDGKLYRALYSEKDQSYFLASIEKQRLSKIIFPNGDKTKPQVREIAAKAQIHVHSKQESQDLCFIPDEDQERFFLDHGLTFEPGPIYDVQGKEIGRHKGLINYTIGQRKMGLSLGKKMYVVRLDAQRNAVIVGEEKDVYRDRFSVKNLNLLIDLPEEFEAKVKVRKNSPEIFCRVWHDGFRAEVKTNDPIFAVTPGQIAVFYDGDLVLGGGIIEDDL; from the coding sequence ATGAAGGTGGGAGTCCTTCTCAGTGGAGGTGTAGACAGTGCGGTTGCCCTCTACAGTCTCCTTGAATCTGGTCACGACGTGGTTGCTTACCACATGAAAACGATGCCAGACGAATTCTATATCGCCAGAGAAATAAAACATAAAGTATGCTGTTCACCGTTGGACAGCTTCGACGCTCAATTGATAGCTCAACAGCTAGGAGTCCCCTTCAAGATACTGCACGTGGAGGAATTTTTCCGTGCAAACATCATAGAGTACTACATCAATGAATACAAAAATGGAAGAACTCCGAATCCATGTTATCTGTGCAACAAGCTTGTGAAGTTCGGTTTTGTCATGGATCAAATACTGAAAGATGGTATGGACATGGTGGCGAGTGGCCATTATGCAAGGATCATCGATGGAAAATTGTACAGAGCTTTGTACTCAGAAAAAGATCAGTCTTACTTTCTCGCTTCGATCGAGAAGCAGAGGCTTTCGAAAATAATCTTTCCGAATGGAGATAAAACGAAGCCGCAGGTGAGAGAAATCGCAGCCAAGGCACAAATCCACGTTCATTCTAAACAAGAATCGCAGGACTTGTGTTTCATCCCGGATGAAGATCAAGAAAGATTCTTTCTCGATCACGGCTTGACCTTTGAGCCTGGTCCAATATACGACGTTCAAGGTAAAGAAATTGGTCGGCACAAGGGCCTCATAAATTACACGATTGGTCAACGCAAAATGGGTCTTTCTCTCGGTAAAAAGATGTATGTTGTACGGCTAGATGCGCAGAGAAATGCTGTAATCGTGGGCGAAGAGAAGGATGTCTATCGCGATAGATTCAGCGTGAAAAATCTCAATCTTCTGATAGATCTGCCAGAAGAGTTCGAAGCCAAAGTGAAGGTCAGGAAAAACAGTCCTGAGATCTTCTGTCGTGTATGGCACGATGGTTTTCGAGCCGAGGTGAAAACTAACGATCCAATTTTTGCCGTCACACCTGGGCAAATAGCCGTCTTTTATGATGGGGATCTTGTGCTCGGCGGTGGAATTATTGAAGATGATTTGTGA
- a CDS encoding sugar kinase, which produces MSKVVTFGEIMMRLATPNLLRFVQAKSFDVTYAGAEANVAVSIANFGLKSSFVTKLPNNDFGIAVLRHLRQYGVDTSHILFGEGRLGVYFLETGYSQRPSKVIYDRANSAFALSKPEEYNWDEILRDAVWFHFTGITPALGDNLVQACSDALKKAKEKGITVSCDLNYRAKLWSEQKARQVMSELMKYVDVLFANEEDAEKVFGIKADESNVVEGKLSLKGYEQVCRKLKEQFGFKKVAISLRESIVANLNGWSGVLLDGDNFYSARQYTVHIVDRVGAGDSFSAGIIYGFLTGMKPQEALEFAVAASCLKHTIVGDFNEVTLDEVKKLMKGEGSGRVVR; this is translated from the coding sequence ATGTCCAAGGTGGTCACGTTCGGCGAAATCATGATGAGACTTGCCACACCGAATCTCCTGAGGTTCGTTCAAGCAAAGAGTTTCGATGTTACGTACGCGGGTGCAGAAGCAAATGTTGCTGTATCGATCGCCAATTTCGGTTTGAAATCTTCTTTCGTCACCAAGCTTCCCAACAACGATTTTGGGATCGCCGTTTTGAGGCATCTCAGGCAGTACGGTGTCGACACTTCACACATTTTGTTCGGTGAAGGCAGGCTCGGAGTGTATTTTCTTGAAACAGGTTATTCCCAAAGACCTTCCAAGGTCATCTACGATAGAGCCAACTCAGCGTTCGCACTGTCTAAGCCAGAGGAATACAATTGGGATGAGATTCTGAGAGACGCTGTCTGGTTTCATTTCACAGGAATAACACCAGCGCTTGGGGACAATCTCGTACAAGCTTGCTCTGATGCTCTGAAGAAAGCCAAAGAAAAAGGTATCACAGTTTCTTGTGATCTGAACTACAGAGCAAAACTGTGGAGCGAGCAGAAAGCCAGACAAGTCATGTCGGAACTGATGAAATACGTCGATGTACTGTTTGCGAACGAAGAGGACGCAGAAAAAGTCTTCGGTATAAAAGCAGACGAAAGCAACGTGGTGGAAGGAAAATTGAGCTTGAAAGGATACGAACAGGTGTGTCGCAAACTCAAGGAACAGTTTGGCTTCAAAAAGGTTGCCATCAGTCTGAGAGAGAGTATCGTTGCGAACTTGAACGGTTGGTCAGGCGTGCTACTCGATGGAGACAATTTTTACTCAGCAAGACAGTACACGGTACACATCGTCGATAGAGTCGGTGCAGGGGATTCTTTCTCAGCTGGGATCATTTACGGCTTTCTCACAGGTATGAAACCGCAAGAGGCTCTGGAATTCGCTGTTGCCGCTTCTTGTCTCAAACATACGATCGTCGGTGACTTCAACGAAGTCACCTTAGATGAGGTG